A genomic region of Salinibacterium sp. NK8237 contains the following coding sequences:
- a CDS encoding VOC family protein: MSASPSLNRTLLSHVALTTPDVEGMAAFYNRHMGLQQVVDLGSPHHAFLGYGQGHHALELIEGPVGLHHIAFEVGDEGGHEALADRQRARGINVRELGDEAGTLEVADPDGNLVRLHGPISRSGEHTADPGRRPLRIQHATFSTHNMEPMVEFYVGLGFRVSDRMGEVFTWLRSTVDHHSIAIVKGPTSSGLDHYSWDLAEWEDFKSWSDRLTDNGVQIQWGPGRHGPGGNLFLFFDDPDGNHIELSAEMERFFDDRADYQPRVWEPGATTVNLWGGQVPSWRAV; encoded by the coding sequence GTGAGTGCTTCACCATCACTGAACCGCACGCTGCTATCGCACGTGGCACTCACCACGCCCGATGTTGAGGGCATGGCCGCGTTCTACAACAGGCACATGGGCCTCCAGCAGGTCGTCGACCTTGGCTCCCCCCATCATGCGTTTCTCGGCTACGGGCAGGGACATCACGCCCTCGAGCTCATCGAGGGCCCTGTAGGGCTTCACCACATTGCATTTGAGGTCGGCGACGAGGGCGGACATGAAGCACTCGCCGACCGCCAAAGGGCACGAGGCATCAACGTTCGCGAGCTCGGCGATGAAGCGGGAACACTCGAAGTTGCCGACCCCGACGGGAACTTGGTGCGACTCCACGGGCCGATCTCCCGCTCAGGCGAACACACAGCCGATCCTGGCCGTCGCCCGCTGCGTATTCAACACGCAACGTTCTCTACGCACAACATGGAACCGATGGTCGAGTTCTACGTCGGCCTCGGGTTCCGCGTGAGTGACCGGATGGGTGAGGTGTTCACTTGGTTGCGCTCCACCGTCGATCACCACTCGATCGCAATAGTCAAGGGACCGACGAGCAGCGGGCTCGATCACTACTCGTGGGATCTCGCGGAGTGGGAGGACTTCAAGTCGTGGTCGGATCGACTTACCGACAACGGCGTCCAGATCCAATGGGGGCCTGGTCGCCATGGGCCCGGCGGAAACCTCTTCCTATTCTTTGATGATCCCGATGGGAATCACATCGAGCTTTCGGCTGAGATGGAGCGCTTCTTTGACGACCGCGCGGACTACCAGCCCCGTGTATGGGAACCGGGAGCAACAACCGTCAACCTCTGGGGCGGGCAAGTCCCGAGTTGGCGGGCGGTCTGA
- a CDS encoding fumarylacetoacetate hydrolase family protein, producing MDPPLDRARTVALSAVTLRASVPSPGKIICVGLNYRSHINETGRETPQYPVLFTKFAESLIGPSDDIVLPAESHQVDWEGELAVIMGRAGRRIPEDSALDFVGGYAVANDITMRDYQYKTHQWLQGKTWERSTPLGPYLTSADEVGDPSDLELSLSIDGEMMQSGNTSQLLFDIPRLISVISEFVTLSVGDVIMTGTPEGVGFRREPKRFLRDGETVRVEISRVGAIENRVVGGEPR from the coding sequence ATGGATCCCCCTTTGGACCGCGCGCGAACGGTCGCTTTGAGCGCAGTAACGTTGCGGGCAAGCGTTCCCAGCCCCGGCAAGATAATTTGCGTCGGGCTTAACTACCGGAGTCACATCAACGAGACGGGCCGAGAGACCCCGCAATATCCGGTGCTCTTTACAAAATTCGCCGAGTCGCTTATCGGGCCATCGGATGACATCGTGCTACCCGCCGAGTCGCATCAGGTCGACTGGGAAGGTGAACTCGCGGTGATCATGGGTCGAGCTGGCAGGCGGATTCCTGAGGATTCTGCGCTGGACTTCGTTGGCGGGTACGCCGTCGCCAACGACATCACCATGCGCGATTACCAATACAAGACCCATCAGTGGCTGCAGGGGAAAACTTGGGAGCGTTCAACACCGCTCGGGCCCTACCTCACGAGCGCGGATGAAGTTGGGGATCCCTCCGATTTAGAGTTGTCGTTGAGCATCGATGGAGAAATGATGCAGTCGGGGAATACAAGTCAACTTCTATTCGACATCCCGCGATTGATTTCGGTCATTTCGGAGTTTGTCACCTTGTCGGTGGGAGACGTAATCATGACAGGAACTCCCGAAGGGGTTGGGTTTCGACGTGAACCGAAACGATTCCTTCGTGATGGCGAGACCGTCCGAGTTGAGATTTCCCGCGTCGGTGCGATCGAGAACCGCGTTGTCGGCGGGGAACCCCGATAG
- a CDS encoding GntR family transcriptional regulator, with translation MNDIDGGSTQPARTISNTEDVYTRLRALLLNGEIPPGAILSQVQLAKQLAVSTTPLREAMRLLQAEGLLVAEHNRRSRVTPLNPRDIDSVYASRIVMEALAIRLTVPTLGPTEIEALRAAVKGMADAAEAQDLSAWEPIHADFHRRITSGCDEQMSRIIESVSDHTERYRRSSLFGSPARTWEIGNEEHQSILAACEAGQPAEASILLARHLARSALTVLAKVAPEENPIAVREALLMVQKAAESK, from the coding sequence GTGAATGATATAGACGGAGGTTCCACTCAGCCGGCGAGGACCATCAGCAACACTGAAGATGTGTACACGAGGCTGCGTGCGCTGCTCCTTAACGGTGAAATTCCGCCGGGGGCGATCCTCTCCCAAGTGCAGCTAGCGAAGCAACTAGCGGTGAGCACCACGCCACTGCGTGAGGCGATGCGCTTGCTTCAGGCCGAGGGGCTCTTGGTCGCCGAGCACAACCGCCGCTCGAGAGTGACTCCGCTCAATCCACGCGATATCGACTCCGTGTACGCGAGCCGCATCGTGATGGAGGCACTTGCTATTCGATTGACGGTTCCCACGCTCGGCCCGACCGAGATAGAGGCTCTGCGGGCTGCGGTTAAGGGTATGGCCGACGCAGCAGAGGCCCAGGACCTCTCGGCATGGGAACCGATTCACGCGGACTTTCACCGAAGGATCACGAGCGGCTGCGATGAGCAGATGTCCCGAATCATCGAGTCTGTTTCAGATCACACCGAGCGCTACCGCCGCTCGAGCCTTTTCGGCTCCCCGGCACGAACGTGGGAGATAGGTAACGAAGAACACCAGTCCATTCTGGCCGCGTGCGAAGCAGGGCAGCCAGCCGAGGCATCGATTTTGCTGGCACGACACCTCGCCCGGTCTGCGCTGACGGTTCTAGCTAAGGTCGCCCCCGAAGAAAACCCGATTGCGGTTCGTGAAGCGCTCCTCATGGTGCAAAAAGCAGCGGAGTCGAAGTAG